One Calditrichota bacterium genomic window, GCAGTTCCTTGCATGGCGGTTCCAGTTTTTGCAAGGCTTCCCTTACTAACAACTTCTGTTCATCATCTATTAGGTTATCAAGTGAATTATTTCCATCTGTTTTGTTTTCCAGAGATTCAATATTATGATCTAATTTTTTCTGACGCCGCTTTTCAGCCATCCATTTATTCTTGGCGATGGCAAAAAGGTAAGTACTAATTTTTGCGCTCAATTCAAATCGGCCGGCATTTACGTTTTGCCAAAGAACAATTATTGCCTCTTGCAGCAAATCCGCTATATCCGCTGCGCCACCCCCGTGGTTTTTTATATAACTGGAAATAATCCGTTCATTGCTAATATACAGTTCACCAAGAACAGTCCTGTCATTCGCTTTTATCCGCCGTAAAACTTCGTTATCTGAAAGAAAAATTCGTTTGAGCATTTACCTTTTGTCAGTTAATAGCATTAAGTGGTAAGAAGTAAATGAAACGGAAGTCCAGAAGCAAGATAAAATACAAAACGGAGAGCGCGATTAATCGCGTCTGAACAAAATAGAAAAATAATAATTTATAATCTTACTGGAGGAAATTATGTTACAGCGAATATTTTTATCAATCATTCTAAGCACCAGCTTATTGTTTGCCCAAGGGCGTATTATTTTTCCAGAGCCATTGCCGCCTAAAATGCCAGCAGTGCCAATCGAGCTGACTAAAGTTATTACGAGCATCAACATCTCACAGGATGTAGCGCAGGTAAAACTGGAGCAGTCTTTCCAAAATAAATCATCACGGCGGTTGCAGGGAGAATATATTTACAGCCTGCCGGGAATTGCCCAGATTGATGATTTTTATCTTTATATAAATGGTAAAAAAACGAAGGGCCAGCTTTTGGACAGCAAAAAAGCACGTTCTATTTATGAAGATATTGTGCGTAGGATGAATGATCCGGCTTTACTGGAATATGCAGATTATGGCTTGTTTAAGGCCAGTATTTTCCCA contains:
- a CDS encoding sigma-70 family RNA polymerase sigma factor, with the translated sequence MLKRIFLSDNEVLRRIKANDRTVLGELYISNERIISSYIKNHGGGAADIADLLQEAIIVLWQNVNAGRFELSAKISTYLFAIAKNKWMAEKRRQKKLDHNIESLENKTDGNNSLDNLIDDEQKLLVREALQKLEPPCKELLLLFYFEERSMNEIAEILNFANSNVAKAKKYQCKKALEVLIKSIEKK